The proteins below are encoded in one region of Segatella copri:
- the queA gene encoding tRNA preQ1(34) S-adenosylmethionine ribosyltransferase-isomerase QueA: MKLSQFNFKLPKDQVALYPHKAKHVVKTASGERTFEITRRDESRLMVLHKKSETIEMYKKDENGKDMVDADGNPVFLQFKDIVNYFEEGDTFIFNNTKVFPARLYGTKEKTDAKIEVFLLRELNPEMRLWDVLVEPARKIRIGNKLFFDDVNEMVAEVIDNTTSRGRTLRFLYDEDGNHDVFKRSLFALGEAPLPRYVIDAREDHHATEDDMDDFQCVFAEVEGAVTAPATGLHFSRELMKRMEINGINEAYITLHCGLGNFHDIEVEDLTKHKMDSEQMMISQEACDLVNKTKLAGHRVCAIGTSVMKATETAVGTDGMMKAFDGWTNKFIFPPYDFGLADCAVANFYHPESTLMMSTAAFGGYDLVYEAYKMAVKNGYMFGCYGDSLLMLPD, encoded by the coding sequence ATGAAGCTATCACAATTTAACTTTAAGTTGCCAAAAGATCAGGTGGCACTTTATCCACATAAGGCAAAGCACGTGGTAAAAACGGCTAGTGGTGAACGTACATTCGAGATTACTCGCCGCGATGAGTCCCGACTCATGGTTCTCCACAAGAAGTCAGAAACCATCGAGATGTACAAGAAAGATGAAAACGGCAAGGATATGGTTGATGCCGATGGTAATCCAGTATTCCTGCAGTTCAAGGATATCGTGAATTACTTCGAAGAGGGCGATACCTTCATCTTCAACAATACCAAGGTTTTCCCAGCCCGTCTTTATGGTACCAAGGAGAAGACCGATGCCAAGATTGAGGTGTTCCTGCTCCGTGAGCTCAATCCTGAGATGCGCCTTTGGGACGTATTGGTAGAGCCTGCCCGCAAGATCCGTATCGGCAACAAGCTTTTCTTCGATGATGTCAACGAGATGGTTGCCGAGGTTATCGACAATACCACCAGCCGTGGCCGTACCCTCCGTTTCCTCTATGATGAGGATGGCAATCATGATGTCTTCAAGCGTTCGCTCTTCGCTTTGGGCGAGGCTCCGCTTCCTCGCTACGTTATCGATGCACGTGAGGATCATCACGCTACAGAGGATGATATGGATGATTTCCAGTGTGTTTTCGCTGAGGTAGAGGGTGCTGTTACTGCTCCTGCTACCGGTCTTCACTTCTCACGCGAGCTGATGAAGCGTATGGAAATCAACGGTATCAACGAGGCTTATATCACCCTGCATTGCGGTCTGGGCAACTTCCACGATATTGAGGTGGAGGACCTTACCAAGCACAAGATGGATTCTGAACAGATGATGATCAGCCAGGAGGCATGCGATCTGGTTAACAAGACCAAGCTTGCCGGCCATCGCGTCTGCGCTATCGGTACCAGCGTGATGAAGGCAACAGAAACGGCTGTAGGCACCGATGGTATGATGAAGGCTTTCGATGGATGGACCAACAAGTTCATCTTCCCTCCATACGATTTCGGTCTTGCTGACTGTGCCGTAGCCAATTTCTATCATCCGGAGTCAACCCTGATGATGAGTACTGCAGCCTTTGGCGGTTACGATCTGGTTTACGAGGCATACAAGATGGCTGTGAAGAATGGCTATATGTTTGGCTGCTATGGTGATTCTTTGTTGATGCTTCCAGATTAA
- the folK gene encoding 2-amino-4-hydroxy-6-hydroxymethyldihydropteridine diphosphokinase, with protein sequence MYQVYLSLGTNLGNRKRNIREVIEKIGEQIGVVERQSALYETKPWGYSSPNDYINACVLVLTTMAPRQVLEATQRIEREMGRTMKSVDGEYQDRIIDIDILMIDDLVIDEPDFKVPHPLMEEREFVMKPLKEILK encoded by the coding sequence ATGTATCAGGTATATTTAAGTCTCGGTACGAATTTGGGCAACCGAAAGCGCAACATTCGCGAGGTAATAGAAAAGATAGGAGAGCAGATTGGTGTGGTAGAGCGCCAGTCTGCTCTTTACGAAACCAAGCCTTGGGGCTATTCATCTCCCAACGACTATATCAATGCCTGTGTGCTGGTTCTCACCACGATGGCTCCGCGCCAGGTGTTGGAGGCAACCCAGCGCATAGAGCGCGAAATGGGGCGCACCATGAAGTCGGTGGATGGCGAATACCAGGACCGCATCATCGACATTGATATCCTGATGATAGATGACTTGGTGATAGATGAGCCCGATTTCAAGGTTCCCCATCCGTTGATGGAGGAGCGTGAATTCGTGATGAAACCGCTGAAGGAGATACTTAAGTAA
- a CDS encoding helix-turn-helix transcriptional regulator yields the protein MIHFLEQHFVELVTITSIIYLTLATILLLYQTPDTAVYKTFRRSKRLMAGGMMLISLNIWIWIASFTGSWTEYNNWVPCFDIILFYLMGICFSFSLSSLLDPHYISRKRCRTIAVKFTMTAFFALIAMTDALKAYQIPLLLIALIGLLEMLIGHIYYFNKCYLRSNALFENYFSNEKSHFIRWLKVSHWLFYGMLILGVISIRTGALFNWLVQFYVVGMNLYILVNIINYASEYETLMKADCDKTEEEKSGEASPKKAYIETLRPRVTEWIQEKSYLKDQFTIDDLATKLYTNKTYLSSFIKEEFGMNFSSWIASLRLEEAKKMMSEHPDAKLKDIAYNVGFSSLPYFSSVFAKSEGVTPSAWMKERSRNKER from the coding sequence ATGATTCATTTCTTAGAACAGCACTTTGTAGAACTTGTAACCATAACCAGCATCATCTATCTGACGCTGGCAACCATCCTGTTGCTCTACCAGACACCTGATACAGCCGTTTATAAAACTTTCCGCAGATCTAAAAGACTGATGGCAGGCGGAATGATGCTCATCAGCCTGAATATATGGATCTGGATAGCTTCATTTACAGGAAGCTGGACGGAATATAACAACTGGGTTCCCTGTTTCGACATCATCCTCTTCTATCTGATGGGCATCTGCTTTAGCTTCTCGCTCAGCAGTCTGCTCGACCCTCATTATATCTCCCGGAAGCGCTGCAGGACGATAGCCGTAAAGTTCACAATGACGGCTTTCTTCGCCCTTATCGCCATGACAGATGCGCTGAAGGCATACCAGATACCCCTGCTGCTTATCGCCCTGATAGGACTGCTGGAGATGCTCATAGGGCATATCTACTACTTCAACAAGTGCTATCTGAGAAGCAACGCCCTCTTCGAAAACTACTTCTCGAACGAGAAGAGCCATTTCATCAGATGGCTCAAGGTGAGCCACTGGCTCTTCTACGGCATGCTGATACTGGGCGTGATATCTATCCGTACGGGTGCCCTATTCAACTGGCTGGTGCAATTCTATGTGGTAGGCATGAACCTCTATATTCTGGTAAACATCATCAACTATGCCTCAGAATACGAGACGCTGATGAAGGCAGACTGCGATAAGACGGAAGAAGAAAAGAGCGGAGAAGCCAGTCCGAAGAAAGCCTACATCGAAACGCTGCGCCCTAGAGTAACGGAATGGATTCAGGAGAAATCGTATCTGAAGGACCAGTTCACGATAGATGATCTTGCCACCAAGCTGTATACCAACAAGACCTACCTCTCCTCCTTCATCAAGGAAGAATTCGGCATGAACTTCAGCAGTTGGATAGCGAGTCTGCGCCTGGAAGAAGCCAAGAAAATGATGAGCGAGCATCCTGATGCCAAGCTGAAGGATATCGCCTACAACGTAGGTTTCTCCTCGCTGCCCTACTTTTCGAGCGTCTTTGCCAAATCAGAAGGTGTTACGCCATCTGCCTGGATGAAAGAACGCAGCAGGAATAAAGAAAGATAA
- the rpsO gene encoding 30S ribosomal protein S15 — protein MYLDKAKKEEIFSKYGKSNSDTGSAESQIALFSYRIAHLTEHVKKNRKDYTTTRALTQLVGKRRALLDYLYDRDINRYRAIIKALGLRK, from the coding sequence ATGTATTTAGACAAAGCAAAAAAAGAAGAGATCTTTAGCAAGTACGGAAAGTCTAACTCTGATACTGGTTCAGCTGAGAGCCAGATAGCATTGTTCTCATACCGTATTGCTCATTTGACGGAACATGTTAAGAAGAACCGTAAAGATTATACTACAACACGTGCGTTGACACAGCTTGTAGGAAAGCGTCGTGCATTGCTCGATTACCTGTATGATCGCGACATCAATCGCTATCGTGCTATCATCAAGGCCCTCGGTCTTCGTAAGTAA
- the typA gene encoding translational GTPase TypA — protein MQDIRNIAVIAHVDHGKTTLVDKMMLAGKLFRDGQDNSGEVLDSNDLERERGITILSKNVSINWKGTKINILDTPGHSDFGGEVERVLNMADGCLLLVDAFEGPMPQTRFVLQKALQLGLKPIVVVNKVDKPNCRPEEVYEMVFDLMCDLDATEDQLDFPVVYGSAKNGWMGEDYNHPTDNIDYLLDKIIEVIPAPKQLEGTPQLLITSLDYSSYTGRIAVGRVHRGTLKDGMNVTICHRDGTQEKTKIKELHTFEGMGHKKTDHVDSGDICAVVGLEKFEIGDTICDFENPEPLPPIAVDEPTMSMLFTINDSPFFGKEGKFCTSRHIQERLNKELEKNLALRVQPYEDSTDKWIVSGRGVLHLSVLIETMRREGYELQVGQPQVIYKEIDGVKCEPVEELTINVPEEFASKMIDMVTRRKGDMTSMLNMGERVDIEFDIPSRGIIGLRTNVLTASQGEAIMAHRFKEYQPYKGEISRRSNGSMIALETGTAFAYAIDKLQDRGKFFIDPGEEVYGGEVVGEHVHDNDLVVNVTKAKQLTNVRASGSDDKARVIPKTVMSLEECLEYIREDEYVEVTPKNMRMRKIELDHLKRKRSNKD, from the coding sequence ATGCAAGACATTAGAAACATTGCAGTTATTGCACACGTTGACCATGGTAAGACTACATTGGTCGACAAGATGATGCTCGCCGGTAAGCTGTTCCGCGACGGCCAGGATAACAGCGGCGAAGTGCTCGATTCCAACGACTTGGAGCGCGAGCGTGGTATAACCATTCTCTCAAAGAATGTATCTATCAACTGGAAAGGTACTAAGATTAATATCCTCGATACTCCTGGACACTCTGACTTCGGTGGTGAGGTTGAGCGCGTGCTCAACATGGCAGACGGATGCCTCCTCCTCGTCGATGCTTTCGAGGGTCCAATGCCTCAGACCCGTTTCGTGCTCCAGAAGGCATTGCAGCTCGGACTGAAGCCTATCGTTGTTGTTAATAAGGTAGATAAGCCTAACTGTCGCCCTGAAGAGGTGTACGAGATGGTGTTCGACCTGATGTGCGACCTCGATGCTACAGAAGACCAGCTCGACTTCCCTGTAGTTTACGGTTCTGCCAAGAACGGTTGGATGGGCGAGGACTATAATCATCCAACAGACAATATCGATTATCTGCTCGATAAGATTATTGAGGTTATCCCTGCTCCTAAGCAGCTCGAGGGTACTCCACAGCTCCTTATCACATCACTCGATTACAGCTCTTATACTGGTCGTATCGCCGTAGGTCGTGTTCACCGTGGTACATTGAAGGACGGCATGAACGTTACTATCTGCCACCGCGACGGAACCCAGGAGAAGACCAAGATCAAGGAGCTCCACACCTTCGAGGGTATGGGTCATAAGAAGACCGATCATGTAGATTCAGGCGATATCTGTGCCGTTGTCGGCTTGGAGAAGTTTGAGATTGGTGATACCATCTGCGACTTCGAGAACCCAGAGCCACTGCCTCCAATCGCTGTCGATGAGCCTACCATGAGCATGCTCTTCACCATCAACGATTCACCATTCTTCGGTAAGGAAGGCAAGTTCTGTACATCACGCCACATCCAGGAGCGCTTGAACAAGGAGCTCGAGAAGAACCTCGCTCTCCGCGTACAGCCTTACGAGGATTCTACCGATAAGTGGATTGTATCAGGCCGTGGTGTGCTCCATCTCTCTGTACTCATCGAGACCATGCGCCGCGAGGGCTATGAGCTCCAGGTAGGTCAGCCTCAGGTTATCTACAAGGAGATTGACGGTGTGAAGTGCGAGCCTGTAGAGGAGTTGACCATCAATGTACCAGAGGAGTTTGCTTCTAAGATGATTGATATGGTAACCCGCCGCAAGGGTGATATGACCTCTATGCTGAACATGGGCGAGCGTGTAGACATCGAGTTCGATATCCCATCACGTGGTATCATCGGTCTGCGTACCAACGTGCTTACCGCTTCTCAGGGCGAGGCTATCATGGCTCACCGCTTCAAGGAGTATCAGCCATACAAGGGTGAAATCAGCCGCCGTTCTAACGGTAGCATGATTGCGCTTGAAACCGGTACTGCCTTTGCTTACGCCATCGATAAGCTGCAGGATCGCGGTAAGTTCTTCATCGATCCGGGTGAGGAAGTTTACGGAGGCGAGGTTGTAGGTGAGCATGTTCACGACAACGACCTGGTAGTCAACGTAACCAAGGCTAAGCAGCTTACCAACGTGCGTGCTTCCGGTTCTGACGATAAGGCCCGCGTGATTCCTAAGACCGTGATGAGTCTTGAGGAGTGCCTGGAGTATATCCGTGAGGACGAGTACGTAGAGGTAACTCCAAAGAACATGCGTATGCGCAAGATTGAGCTTGATCACCTGAAGCGCAAGCGCAGCAACAAAGACTAA
- a CDS encoding transporter, with amino-acid sequence MGALGYLIFANVPFLVPIGDYCGPRLVSLMPVVLFSLLYVTFCKIEIKEMKPKAWHFILQLIRTSLALMMVVLIFEFGSDYSTKLVLEGAFICFICPTAAAVAVVTEKLGGSIGSLTTYTVIANIFTMIIIPSLFPMVEKGADVSFLMMSAMVFRNVTTVLVVPLLLALLSRRFLPKWVDKVKNVKDLGFYMWCFNLTILMGETVRNMLHAEVSGVTMLLLLFVPLLVCLLQFAIGKAVGRHFGASISAGQALGQKNTVVGIWLTLTFLNPLAAVAPGAYVVWQNLVNGWQLWYKEKYGKLKW; translated from the coding sequence ATGGGAGCATTGGGCTACCTGATATTCGCCAATGTGCCCTTCCTGGTGCCCATTGGCGATTATTGTGGTCCGAGGTTGGTAAGTCTGATGCCGGTAGTGCTGTTCTCCCTGCTCTATGTTACTTTCTGTAAGATAGAAATCAAGGAGATGAAGCCTAAGGCGTGGCATTTCATCCTCCAGCTCATCCGCACCTCGCTGGCATTGATGATGGTGGTGCTCATCTTCGAGTTCGGTTCCGATTACAGTACCAAACTGGTTCTCGAGGGTGCCTTCATCTGTTTCATCTGTCCTACGGCTGCCGCCGTGGCTGTGGTTACGGAGAAGTTGGGCGGCAGTATCGGTTCGCTGACCACCTATACGGTCATCGCCAACATTTTTACGATGATCATCATTCCGAGTCTTTTCCCGATGGTAGAGAAGGGGGCAGACGTATCGTTCCTCATGATGAGTGCGATGGTGTTCCGCAATGTCACTACCGTGCTGGTGGTGCCTCTGCTGCTTGCCTTGCTGAGCCGCCGGTTCCTGCCAAAATGGGTGGATAAGGTGAAGAATGTAAAGGATTTGGGTTTTTATATGTGGTGTTTCAACCTTACGATACTGATGGGCGAAACGGTTCGCAACATGCTCCATGCCGAGGTATCGGGCGTAACGATGCTTCTGCTGCTCTTTGTACCGCTGCTGGTATGTCTCCTCCAGTTTGCCATCGGCAAGGCGGTAGGCAGGCATTTCGGTGCGAGTATCAGTGCCGGTCAGGCGTTGGGACAGAAGAATACGGTAGTGGGTATCTGGCTCACCCTCACCTTCCTGAATCCTCTTGCTGCCGTAGCACCGGGTGCCTATGTAGTATGGCAGAATCTGGTGAATGGCTGGCAGTTATGGTATAAAGAAAAATATGGCAAGCTTAAGTGGTAA
- a CDS encoding S-ribosylhomocysteine lyase, translating into MNKIPSFTINHNKLLRGIYVSRKDEVGGEVITTFDIRMKVPNQEPCLHNGAIHTIEHLAATYLRNDEEWKDRIIYWGPMGCLTGNYLLIKGDLESKDIVELMKRTFKFIADFEGEIPGQAAKDCGNYLLHDLPMAKYEARKYLDEVLCCIREENLIYPTQD; encoded by the coding sequence ATGAATAAGATTCCAAGTTTTACAATCAATCACAATAAGCTGCTCCGCGGCATCTACGTGAGCCGTAAGGACGAAGTAGGCGGAGAAGTCATCACAACATTCGATATCCGCATGAAGGTGCCTAACCAGGAGCCTTGTCTGCACAATGGCGCCATCCATACCATTGAGCATCTGGCTGCCACCTACCTGCGCAACGACGAGGAGTGGAAGGACCGCATCATCTACTGGGGACCGATGGGATGCCTCACGGGCAACTATCTCCTTATCAAGGGCGACCTGGAGAGCAAGGACATCGTGGAACTGATGAAGCGCACCTTTAAGTTTATCGCCGATTTCGAGGGTGAGATTCCGGGACAGGCGGCAAAGGACTGCGGCAACTACCTGCTCCACGACCTGCCTATGGCGAAATATGAAGCCAGAAAATATCTGGATGAGGTACTCTGCTGCATCAGGGAAGAAAACCTCATCTACCCTACCCAGGATTAG
- a CDS encoding 5'-methylthioadenosine/adenosylhomocysteine nucleosidase — MKIGIIVAMDKEFAQLKTLLTESQVERKNYKDFVIGKIGNNEVVMQQCGIGKVNSTIGAVEMIDNYHPDLVISSGVAGGADITLNVTEVVVATNCVYHDAYCGEECEFGQILGMPASFKTPKEYVEKALAINNLPGNRHPKIHAGQIVSGEWFVDSKEKMRSILEHFPQAMAVDMESCSIAQTCHIYKTPFISFRIISDVPLKDTKAQQYFDFWAKMAEGSFNVTKAFLESL, encoded by the coding sequence ATGAAAATAGGAATTATCGTTGCGATGGACAAGGAGTTCGCGCAACTCAAAACATTATTGACCGAATCGCAGGTTGAGAGAAAAAATTATAAAGACTTCGTTATCGGAAAGATAGGCAATAACGAGGTGGTGATGCAACAATGCGGCATCGGTAAGGTGAACAGTACCATAGGTGCCGTGGAAATGATTGACAACTATCACCCTGACCTCGTCATCTCTTCAGGCGTGGCTGGAGGCGCTGATATCACCCTCAACGTGACGGAGGTGGTAGTGGCTACCAACTGCGTTTACCACGATGCCTACTGCGGCGAGGAATGCGAATTCGGACAGATTCTGGGCATGCCGGCTTCCTTCAAAACACCTAAGGAATATGTGGAGAAGGCACTCGCCATCAACAACCTGCCGGGCAATAGGCACCCGAAGATCCACGCCGGACAGATTGTGAGCGGCGAATGGTTTGTAGACAGCAAGGAGAAGATGCGCTCTATCCTGGAACACTTCCCTCAGGCGATGGCGGTGGATATGGAGAGCTGCTCTATCGCCCAGACCTGCCACATCTACAAGACACCTTTCATCTCCTTCCGCATCATCAGCGATGTACCGCTGAAAGATACCAAGGCACAGCAGTATTTCGACTTCTGGGCTAAAATGGCTGAAGGCTCTTTCAATGTTACCAAGGCTTTCCTCGAAAGTCTTTAG
- a CDS encoding BRO family protein: MLYVNESGSYALVLGSKLSTTVKFKNWVTAEVS; encoded by the coding sequence ATGCTCTATGTTAACGAGAGCGGTTCCTATGCTTTGGTTCTCGGCTCTAAGCTTTCTACTACCGTGAAGTTCAAGAACTGGGTTACTGCCGAGGTTTCCTAA
- a CDS encoding outer membrane beta-barrel protein, with the protein MKRLAFIMMALLLALMPAAAQNYRDSRYYNKQTGHLDYRYNHNYGSPYYGFRIGPAFTFVNSDDSRLDGGDWQTGLNVGVVAGIPLTDSAPLYLETGLSYIEKGGKKDLPEGKKMTYDLNYLEIPAVLKYKYEVDDHFSIQPQVGGYFAVGVGGKIKNFAEREAESSFKDANFRRLDGGIRIGCGIGYDMFYADLTYDIGLANICHDSFDKSRNGALQLNFGVNF; encoded by the coding sequence ATGAAAAGATTAGCATTCATCATGATGGCATTGCTCCTGGCTCTGATGCCGGCAGCAGCACAGAATTATCGTGACAGCAGATATTATAACAAGCAGACGGGGCATCTCGACTACCGTTACAACCACAACTACGGCAGTCCGTATTACGGATTCCGCATCGGTCCTGCCTTCACCTTTGTCAATTCCGACGATTCCCGTCTGGATGGTGGCGACTGGCAGACCGGCCTGAATGTGGGCGTAGTAGCCGGCATCCCATTGACCGACAGCGCCCCACTCTATCTCGAAACCGGACTTTCATATATAGAGAAAGGTGGCAAGAAGGATCTTCCTGAAGGCAAGAAGATGACCTACGATCTCAATTATCTTGAGATTCCAGCCGTACTGAAGTACAAGTACGAGGTAGACGACCACTTCTCCATCCAGCCTCAGGTAGGCGGCTATTTTGCCGTAGGTGTAGGAGGCAAGATCAAGAACTTTGCCGAGCGTGAAGCAGAGAGTTCGTTTAAGGATGCAAACTTCCGCCGCCTTGATGGTGGTATCCGCATCGGCTGCGGCATCGGCTACGACATGTTCTATGCCGATCTCACATACGATATCGGTCTTGCCAACATCTGCCACGACAGTTTCGACAAATCGCGCAATGGAGCCCTCCAGCTCAATTTCGGAGTTAACTTTTAG
- a CDS encoding YfhO family protein — translation MKFLKKYLLDILVVIAFAIISFVYFMPADMDGRILFRHDAAAGKGLGHEKELFQQQTGETTRWTNSVFGGMPTYQMSPSYDSNQVLSQIVKAYHLWLPDYVWYVFVYLLGFYIMLRAFNFRQSLAALGSIIWAFSSYFFIIIAAGHIWKVWALAYLPPMIAGVVLAYRGKYLKGLLLTAIFSAFEVQANHVQMTYYYLFIILFMVIAFLADAIKKGELARFGKATAVCVVGALIGISLNLSNLYHTWQYGQETMRGKSELVKKNVANQTSSGLDRDYITQWSYGIDETWTLMIPDAKGGASVPLAQNQQAMEKADPNFVQIYQQLGQYWGNQPGTSGPVYVGAFVCMLFILGLFIVKGPMKWALLAATILSILLAWGRNFMPFTNFFLDYVPMYAKFRTVASILVIAEFTIPLLAMMALKKIVDEPEILTEKIKYVYASFGLTAGFCLLFAIMPGVFFPDFVSVQETQALQQLPQEYISPIMSNLTDIRKGIFTSDCWRSFWIILIGSALLMLFKMKKLGKEYMIAGIAVLCLVDMWMVNKRYLYDDMFVDKAQRDTPQQMTETDKIICRDKALDYRVLNLASNTFNENETSYYHKSIGGYHPAKLRRYQEMIDAHIAPEMQKTMQAVAAAGGDMTKVNGDSIYPVLNMLNTKYFIMPLQGGQTVPVQNPYAYGNAWFVDEVKYVNNANEEIDGVGKVNLRHVAVAEAKFKEQLAQSVKQDDTSVVKMTQYKPNNLTYEVKSSKGGVIVFSEIYYPGWTATVDGQPAELGRVNYILRALNVKAGSHKVVLDFHPQSLKNTETVAYIGYGVLALLIIIGVVVEVRKRKKASPEVNE, via the coding sequence ATGAAATTTTTGAAGAAGTATCTACTGGATATTCTGGTAGTTATTGCATTTGCAATCATCTCCTTCGTCTACTTTATGCCTGCCGATATGGACGGACGAATCCTCTTCCGACATGATGCAGCAGCAGGAAAGGGACTGGGACATGAAAAGGAACTCTTCCAGCAGCAGACGGGAGAGACTACACGATGGACGAACTCGGTGTTTGGCGGTATGCCTACCTATCAGATGTCGCCTTCGTATGACAGTAATCAGGTGCTCAGCCAGATTGTGAAGGCATATCATCTGTGGTTGCCAGACTATGTATGGTATGTTTTCGTATACCTCCTGGGCTTCTATATCATGCTGCGTGCCTTCAACTTCAGACAGTCACTGGCGGCGCTGGGAAGTATCATCTGGGCATTCTCGTCCTACTTTTTCATCATCATCGCTGCCGGACATATCTGGAAGGTATGGGCGCTGGCTTATCTGCCTCCGATGATTGCGGGCGTGGTGCTTGCCTATCGGGGCAAGTATCTCAAGGGACTGCTCCTTACTGCCATCTTCTCGGCTTTCGAGGTGCAGGCTAACCACGTGCAGATGACTTATTACTACCTCTTTATCATCCTCTTCATGGTGATTGCCTTTCTGGCAGATGCCATCAAGAAAGGTGAACTCGCACGCTTCGGAAAGGCTACGGCGGTATGCGTGGTGGGTGCCCTCATCGGTATCTCACTCAACCTCTCGAACCTTTATCATACCTGGCAGTATGGTCAGGAAACCATGCGTGGAAAGAGCGAACTAGTAAAGAAAAATGTGGCTAACCAGACCAGCAGCGGTCTGGATAGAGACTATATCACACAGTGGAGCTATGGTATCGACGAAACCTGGACGCTGATGATTCCGGATGCCAAGGGCGGTGCCTCAGTTCCGTTGGCACAGAACCAGCAGGCGATGGAGAAGGCTGATCCTAACTTCGTTCAGATTTACCAGCAGCTGGGACAGTACTGGGGCAACCAGCCGGGAACGAGCGGACCGGTATATGTAGGCGCCTTCGTCTGTATGCTCTTTATCCTCGGTCTGTTTATCGTGAAGGGTCCGATGAAGTGGGCGCTGCTTGCTGCCACCATCCTGAGCATCCTGCTCGCTTGGGGTAGAAACTTCATGCCGTTTACCAATTTCTTCCTCGATTATGTGCCGATGTATGCCAAGTTCCGAACGGTGGCATCTATCCTGGTTATCGCAGAATTCACCATCCCGCTCCTGGCGATGATGGCGCTGAAGAAGATTGTGGATGAGCCGGAGATTCTGACAGAGAAGATAAAATATGTATATGCCAGTTTCGGTCTGACAGCAGGCTTCTGTCTGCTCTTTGCCATCATGCCGGGCGTATTCTTCCCTGATTTCGTATCGGTACAGGAGACACAGGCGCTGCAGCAGTTGCCTCAGGAGTATATCTCTCCAATCATGAGCAATCTGACAGATATCCGCAAGGGCATCTTCACATCCGACTGCTGGCGTTCGTTCTGGATTATCCTCATCGGTTCGGCATTGCTGATGCTCTTCAAGATGAAGAAGCTGGGCAAGGAATATATGATTGCCGGTATCGCCGTGCTCTGTCTGGTGGATATGTGGATGGTGAACAAGCGCTATCTCTACGATGATATGTTCGTGGACAAGGCGCAGCGCGATACACCGCAGCAGATGACCGAGACCGACAAGATTATCTGCCGTGACAAGGCACTCGACTACCGTGTGCTGAATCTGGCATCGAATACATTCAATGAGAACGAGACCTCTTACTACCACAAGAGCATCGGCGGTTATCATCCAGCCAAGCTCCGTCGCTACCAGGAGATGATTGATGCACATATCGCTCCTGAAATGCAGAAGACGATGCAGGCGGTAGCTGCTGCGGGCGGCGATATGACCAAGGTGAACGGCGACAGTATCTATCCGGTATTGAACATGCTGAATACCAAATACTTCATCATGCCGCTGCAGGGCGGACAGACCGTTCCGGTTCAGAATCCGTATGCCTACGGCAATGCATGGTTCGTAGACGAGGTGAAGTATGTGAACAATGCCAACGAGGAAATCGATGGCGTGGGCAAGGTGAACCTCCGACATGTGGCTGTGGCTGAAGCCAAATTCAAGGAACAGCTGGCGCAGAGCGTGAAGCAGGATGATACTTCGGTGGTGAAGATGACGCAGTATAAGCCGAACAACCTGACTTACGAGGTGAAGTCGAGCAAGGGCGGCGTGATCGTATTCTCTGAGATTTACTATCCGGGCTGGACGGCTACGGTTGATGGACAGCCGGCTGAGCTGGGCAGAGTGAACTATATTCTGCGTGCGTTGAACGTGAAAGCAGGCAGCCACAAGGTAGTGCTCGATTTCCATCCTCAGTCGCTCAAGAATACCGAGACGGTGGCTTACATCGGTTATGGCGTTCTGGCTCTCCTTATTATAATAGGTGTAGTGGTTGAGGTGAGAAAACGCAAGAAGGCTTCTCCGGAAGTGAATGAATAA